TGGGACGCGATCACGACACCGGCGCCACCAGGAGCAATTTCGTTGCCGAACTCTTCGAGAACGAGAGCGGTCCCATAAAGGTCAACCCTAAGAATGGTTTCCGGTGAGGCTTGCGAAGGAGAAACACCGGCGGCATGAATCACTCCGGAAATGTTTCCGAGAGAAGTTGCGGTTTCCGTAAGGGCATGAACCGATTTTCTTGATGAAACATCCACAACCGCCGTACTAACTTTGAAACCGGCGTCCATTAAGACCTTTTCAGCAACGTCCGCATTCTCTTTACGAAGATCGGCGAGAAGTATGTGCTTTCCAGCGCTGATTCTTCTTGCTATCGCTTGACCGATTGACCCTGCACCAATCACAACAATGATTTCCGTCGATTTCATAAGTGGCTCCTAATTCGTTTGTTTTTTTATACGCATGGAACGAATCATCGAACCACTCTTTTTACTTGTCATCGCATTTGTGATTTCAGAACAAAACGACCTTGTACAGCGACCAGAACTTCACACGGTTCTGCCGAGGAACAGGCATTGATAAATACGATGATTCTAAAGATTCGAATTCCCGATTGCAAAACGAATTCAGGATACGGCAAGTCTCAAAACGACAAAGAGCATCGCAGTTAGGTATTCTTCCGTTCTCTCCTCCATAAAAAACTCGAAGAGGAAAGATCGATATTCGGTCTTTCGTTCATTTATCAAAAAAAATGCAAATAATCCGATTCCCTGAAAATCTTGGGTAATATAAGAATCGGGAGTTTACCTTTCATTTAAGAATCTAAAATACTCCGAAATGAAACGTTTATCAAGATCCAATTCTATTTATTCTTGCCTAATCCTGTGATTGAAGATAAAAATAAGATCAACGAAATCGATCGAATGGGTCTAAAAAAAGAAAGGAAAAAAGCGATGAAGACACAAAGCGAAGAGAAAAGATTACGACTGGTGGAGCTTCTAAAAGGTCTGGTACCGGAAGAAAAGATACTGCCTTCCGTTGTAAAAGGTGTAACTCTATTTCGTATCGATCATTCCTCTCCTCGCTCTCAAAAGGCGTATGAACCCGGAATCATTCTCCTCGCACAAGGCCAGAAGCGAGTTTTTCTCGGTGAGGAAATTTATACTTACGATCGGATGAATTACTTAGTCTTATCCGTTCCGCTTCCCATCGAGTGTGAAACGAAAGCGAGTCCCGATGAGCCGATTCTCGGGGTGTATATCACAGTAGATCCCTCTTCTATCGGTGAAATCTTATTAGAGATGGAAGACATTCCCTATGATGAGGAATCGCTTCCCAAGGGAATTTATTCCGCTCCTATGAACCCGATTCTTACAGATGCGACCATAAGACTGATCGAGTGCCTCTCCACTCCGAAAGACGGGAAGGTAATCGGACCGATGATCGTGAAAGAAATTCTCTACCGCGTTATTTCAAGCGAACAAGGAGGAGCCTTACAGGCACTTGCTTATCGCAATCGACGTTTTTTCAAAATTGCACGTGCCCTTCATCGGATTCACAAGTCGTATCAAGAAGCGCTGGACGTAAAGTCTCTTGCTATGGAAGCCGGTATGAGTGTCTCCACATTTCATACGAGTTTCAAAGCCGTAACCAACGCATCGCCCATTCAGTATATAAAGAACGTACGATTGCACAAAGCGAAACAACTCATGACCCAGGAAGGCATAAACGTATACAACGCGGCTTTTCGAGTCGGATACGAAAGTCCTTCTCAGTTTAGCCGCGAATACAAACGATTTTTTGGAATCACTCCGGCAAAGGATGCAGGAAATCAACAACACGAAGGAAGGAACGGTTTACGAGAAGAGAATCGATCCGTTTTGAGCGTGTGAAGATATTTTTCAAAGAATTCGAAAAAAAGGGGAATCCATATTTTACTATTTGAATATTATAGTTCTCGAATTTACTTAATTCGATTTTAAAAGAATCATCGCCAACTTTTTGTTACTTTGTGCGATTTCAGGCGGACTTCCGGCGATAGCCATTACCGTCGAACCGATATACAAACTCAAGAATTGAGGAAGAATCTTTTTCACCTGCGTCGGCGGAAAAAGAGATCCGAGACGCTCTTCGATAAAGTCCGATACCTTTTGAAAATGAGATTCTACTTGTTTTCTAAGTTCCGCATGATCGTCCTCCCGAAAGTCGGAGAGACCTCTGATAAACGGACAACCGAAAAAATCCGGCTCGCGATACCATTCTTCTAAGGAATCGAAAATCCCAAGCAACTGTTTCAGAGGATCATCCGATTTATCAACCGTATAACGTTTGAGACTATCCAATCGTTTCTCTTCTTTAAAGCGCAAGTATTCGGAGATCAGTTTCGCCTTTGAAGAAAAATTATTGTAAAATGACATTTTAGCCACTCCGGATTCGGCGATAATTCGATCGATTCCGGTTTTATGAATTCCGTGTTCGTTAAAGAGTGCGATCGCAGTATTTAAAATCTGTTCCTTTGCTGTCTTTTTATCAGGTTTTGAATTCACTTTACCCGACCTTTTTGCTTCTGATTCTCCCAGTTCAACCCACTATACAGACCTGTCTATTATTTTATTGACATTAGGTAGACAGTTCTGTATAATGGGTTGTTCTCTTCCGCCGAAATCCGAGCGATTTCGAGAAGGGTTATCTCAAAGTTCTTTCTTAAGGGGAAACGAATGAAAAAGAATCAAATCAATTACAATACGGAAACTGTGGACGGAGTCAGGATTTTTTACAGAGAGGTCGGATCCCGAGAATCGCCTACGATTCTTCTTCTTCACGGATTTCCAACCTCCTCTCATATGTTTCGAAATCTCATCGATAATCTTAAAAATCGATATCACCTAATCGCACCGGACTATCCGGGTTTCGGCTATAGCGATGCTCCCTCGCCGACAACGTTCGAATATAGTTTCGATCGACTTTCTCAACTCATCCAAAAATTCGTCCTCCAGAAAAAATTGGGGAGCTTCTATCTTTATATGCAGGATTACGGTAGCCCGGTCGGATTTAGGATCGCTTCCGAAAATCCAGGATGGATCAAAGGGCTGATCATTCAGAATGCGAATGCATACATGGAAGGAATCGGAGAACCTCTCGCCAACCTCTTTATGCCGTTTTGGGAAAATCGCAACGAAGCGACCACAGCACCATTAGTGGACTTAATGAAAGTAGACGGAACGAAATTTCAGTTCGTTTCGGGGGTGGAAAAGGAGGAACATATTTCTCCGGATTCATGGATGCACGCCCAAGCCTGTTTGGATCGCCCCGGTAATCAGGAGATTCAACTTTCTCTTTTTTACGATTACAGAAACAATCCCGCCCTTTTTCCAAAATGGCAAAACTACTTTAGAGACAACCAACCTCCGACTTTGATTCCCTGGGGTTCCGGTGACCCGTTCTTTACGGAAGCGGGAGCAAGGGCATATCTGAAAGATCTTCCGAAAGCAGAACTCCATCTTCTCAAGACAGGACACTTTGCATTAGAAGAAAAACACGAAGAGATTTCCGATTTGATCGCAAAATTTATCGGTTAATCATAGAATTTCTTTGTTCTTTCGCCCGTTTAATCCGCTTCCTACCTTTCGCATTTTCCTCGAGCGTTGAACCGTTTTTTGGGGATCGGATGTTTTCAAAAAAGAATCATTCGATCCCAAAGATAGTTTCCGTTTTATAAAATTACCGATAGGACTTTCATATTTCTTTTTTAATAATATTCTCGGATTCGAATATTCAAGATTTTGCTTTTATTTTATTCGTTTTTAAAAGAATCATTTGTCTTCCTTTCTAAACACTGCCTACACTCAAGTATCAGAAAATAGGAGTTTTCCCGTTCCGAAGTGAAGGTGACATTTTTCGTTTTTCGAAAATTGGTCCGTCCTCTTCTTTTTGAGGTCCCGTTTTCGTTTGATAAGAATTGGATCAAGTTAGCTTTTACCCAAGAAGATTGCGGGAAACGAAAATCACCGGAGACGTCAACCAAATCGGAGAAATTGGAATGTACTGCAAAAATTTAGGAACAAAATCTCTCAGAACTGAGAAGGAGCTTTTTTTTTAATCTTCACATTCATTTTTAAAGAAAATTTAATAAATTTTTTATTTCTATTTTCGCAAAGGACGGTTTTCGAGCTGTTACAGTAACTAAGAATTGACCATAAGGATTTGAATTCTTTTTTATAGTAAGAAAACCATCTTACAAAAAGAAAAATGATTTTTAAATATGAATTACAAAACGAAAAATACGATCACAATAAGTATCATCAGCCTTTTCTGTATCGCTAGTATCCTGGGAGGAAGTTACCTTTTTTATAGACAAAAGACTGGGACCGTCGCGACGGCGAGTGTAACCGATTGTAAAAAAATTCGTCGTGCAGAAATCTGTAGCGGCTTCTGGACTTATAATAACAAAATCCAATTTGGAGAAGTGGAAAACGCAAACTCCGATGATTTAGGCGCAAAAGTTCAAGTTTTAGTGACACAAGACCGGGCCGTGAAACCGTCTCTGAGGCTTCCGATCGCTCTTTTTCTCATCGCCTTCGGGATCGCTTTTATGGGAGTGCGGTGGTGGAAAACCGAGGCGTATCGCGAATAGAGTTTTTTGATATTTCGAAGAATTTTCTAAATTTCTAATATTCTTATCGAATTGGAACCGCGGTCTGTCAATGGATTCGTGATTCCAAACTAGCAACCGATGGGAAACTTCCTACTCGAGACGAGAAGGCCTCTAATTTTCGGTAATTCCCACTTCCAGCTCATCGAACCAATCCAGAAAATTCTGCACCTGCTCTTTTTGAAAGAGGGCTCCGTGTTGGGGAACCATCATATCTACTTTGAGATTACGGATTTCGCGAATCCATTTTTTCTTTGCTTCATTCGAGCCCATCCATCTTTGATGAAACTTCTTCATATATTGGGTGTGTTTATCGAAGTCCGTCACAAAAAGATCCTTATAATCGGAAGGCAAAAGCGACGCACCGATATCGCCGCTGAATAGAATTCTAGACGTAGGATCGTACAAATTAAAATTTCCGGAAGAATGTAAATAATGAGCAGGTATGGCGCGTAACGTATGATCGCCGATTTTTACGTCGATTCCTTGATCCGGAATCTGAATAAACGTGTCCGCTTTTCCGCCGAAATGCGGAACAAAACTCGACCACAGCCAACTCAAATAACATTTGATTTCCGGATTTACTTCTAGCCAAAGGGAAAGAGAAGATATAATATCCGGATCTTGGTGACTGGAAAATATTTTCGTTATCTGAGTCGGATCGAACTTCTCACAGATCGCAGAAAAAACTTCCGGAAAAATTTCACTCCCTCCAGGATCGGTAAGCAACCCTTGCCCGGAAGAAACGATCAGGTATTCGTTCGTATCGATGATATATCCTGGTTTGTCCGGATCTCTCGCGATTACAGACCAGCTATAATCCTGATTGGAATAAATCGTTTCCATTCTTTTCATTTTTCCATCCGTCCAAAACTTTTTTAGCTAAAATCTCTATCGAGTCGATCGCCGCGGAAAATCTCTCGGCCACATCTCCAGCTTTCGCTTTGTCGACTCCGATGTATTCACTTTCAATCTTTGCCTGAAGGCTGATCACCTTTCCGTCCAAACACTGACGAATTAAATTTTTCGTCCGATGGATCATCGCAATCTGAATCGATTCCGTCGCCTTTTCAAAAAGTCGATCCTTAGATTGAAAGGAATCTATCATAAAACGAAGAGCTTTCGATTTGTTGCCGTAATTCTCAATCTTCTTCGCCTTCTCAAAAGCGATTCTATTTTTCACTTGAAAACTGGCTTCCCGACTCAAAGAATACATTACCTTTGTTAGCTCCTCGGTCGTTTTCGAGGTTGCTTTGCTAAAAACGATAATCTCTTGAGCAACAACTCCGAATCCTCTTGCGGCGTTTCCAGCGTGAACGGATAGAATAATGGAGTTCAAAGCCTTTACACGAATTCCGAAAGCAAGCGAAGAAATTGCTTTCACATCTTCGTTGATCGAGGCGGTTTTTCTGAGTAATTCCTTTTCCATTCTATTTCTTAAGTATCACAGTCGTTCGAATTTGAAAACATTCAAAAATAATAATGAGACCATAGATCAGACGGGACCGAATCAAAAGATCAACCCGAAAAAATTTCCGAACGGATCCGAGCAAAATACAAACCAAAAAAACATAGTTTCAAATTCACTCAAGAACTGGAATGGTTTCTTCCAAAACGGGGATCGATTGAGATTCAGAAAGAGAGCGTCCTTCTCCGAGAATCGA
This is a stretch of genomic DNA from Leptospira stimsonii. It encodes these proteins:
- a CDS encoding AraC family transcriptional regulator, with the translated sequence MKTQSEEKRLRLVELLKGLVPEEKILPSVVKGVTLFRIDHSSPRSQKAYEPGIILLAQGQKRVFLGEEIYTYDRMNYLVLSVPLPIECETKASPDEPILGVYITVDPSSIGEILLEMEDIPYDEESLPKGIYSAPMNPILTDATIRLIECLSTPKDGKVIGPMIVKEILYRVISSEQGGALQALAYRNRRFFKIARALHRIHKSYQEALDVKSLAMEAGMSVSTFHTSFKAVTNASPIQYIKNVRLHKAKQLMTQEGINVYNAAFRVGYESPSQFSREYKRFFGITPAKDAGNQQHEGRNGLREENRSVLSV
- a CDS encoding TetR/AcrR family transcriptional regulator codes for the protein MNSKPDKKTAKEQILNTAIALFNEHGIHKTGIDRIIAESGVAKMSFYNNFSSKAKLISEYLRFKEEKRLDSLKRYTVDKSDDPLKQLLGIFDSLEEWYREPDFFGCPFIRGLSDFREDDHAELRKQVESHFQKVSDFIEERLGSLFPPTQVKKILPQFLSLYIGSTVMAIAGSPPEIAQSNKKLAMILLKSN
- a CDS encoding alpha/beta fold hydrolase, whose product is MKKNQINYNTETVDGVRIFYREVGSRESPTILLLHGFPTSSHMFRNLIDNLKNRYHLIAPDYPGFGYSDAPSPTTFEYSFDRLSQLIQKFVLQKKLGSFYLYMQDYGSPVGFRIASENPGWIKGLIIQNANAYMEGIGEPLANLFMPFWENRNEATTAPLVDLMKVDGTKFQFVSGVEKEEHISPDSWMHAQACLDRPGNQEIQLSLFYDYRNNPALFPKWQNYFRDNQPPTLIPWGSGDPFFTEAGARAYLKDLPKAELHLLKTGHFALEEKHEEISDLIAKFIG
- a CDS encoding MBL fold metallo-hydrolase — translated: MKRMETIYSNQDYSWSVIARDPDKPGYIIDTNEYLIVSSGQGLLTDPGGSEIFPEVFSAICEKFDPTQITKIFSSHQDPDIISSLSLWLEVNPEIKCYLSWLWSSFVPHFGGKADTFIQIPDQGIDVKIGDHTLRAIPAHYLHSSGNFNLYDPTSRILFSGDIGASLLPSDYKDLFVTDFDKHTQYMKKFHQRWMGSNEAKKKWIREIRNLKVDMMVPQHGALFQKEQVQNFLDWFDELEVGITEN